The sequence below is a genomic window from Nostoc flagelliforme CCNUN1.
CGCAGACGATACTCAAGGTTATGATCGGCAACTTGCTGGAGCAAATAAGCTTTTTGTGCAGTCATAACTCTGGTATAATCATCAGGATGAATGCGAATACTCCACTCATCATCGTGATCGCTAAGTTCGTTGGGTTCATATCCTAAAATTGTGAACCAACGCTCAGACCGGAAGGTTTGATTAGTAGATATGTCCCAATCCCAAATTCCTTCATCAGTACCTGTGATCGCTAATTGCCAACGTTCTTCACTTTGACGCAAAATTTCTTCACTACGCTTGAGGTCGGTGACATCTACCACCAGTCCATCCCAAGCCACACGCCCATTTTTTAACTGACGTGGTGTAGAACGAAAATGAAACCATTTGAGTTTACCACTGGGTGTTCGGATTCGCAGTTGAATATCTAACACAGACAGATTCAGGCAGGACTCTGCAACGGCTGCTTGTAGGCGGAGGATATCCTCTGGGAGAAACTGGCGATAAAGCAGAGATGAATCCCTGAGTGCATCTTCTGCCTTGACTTCCGTAAGTTTTTCAATTCCCCCACTCAGGTAGGAAAAGCGATCGCTACCATCCAATTCGCGGATCACCCGATAAACTGCGCCATTGGGTAGATTATCTTCAATCAAGTACAACATCACTTCACGCTCAGACAAGGCGAGTTCTGTTGCTTTTCGTTCGGTGATATCTCGCCCTTCTGGAATCAACAAAACGACTTGACCCGTTTCATTTTGCAACGGACGCAGTGAAAAATCGATTGTTGCTACTCGGTTATTTGCGCCGAGAACATCAACTTCATAGCGGACAAACTCCCCTTGAGCTGCACGAGCGATCGCTTGTTTTAATTCTTCTTGAATTTGAGGTGAAATCGTCCACCAGTGTGCTTCCCAAAAAGGGCGATTTATGACATCTTCAAGCTTAAGCCCGCCAAAACTTAGCACAGTTTGGTTCGCCTCTAGTAAAATGCCATCTGGCGTTAGCAGTCCTGTGAATTGGAAAGTGTTATCGAAAATTGCCCGGAATCGGCGATCGCTTTCCTGTAGTGCAGTAGTGCGTTCCTCCACTTTGGCTTCTAACTCGGACTTGAGGGTTTCCAGGTTGTCGTGAAGTTGGGCTTGTTGGATAGCGATCGCTAGTTGCACCGTTAGTTGGTTGAGCAATTCTACCTCAAATGTTTGCCATTGGCGGGGGGCAGAACATTGATGCACGATGAATAGCCCCCATACAACTGCTGGAGTCTCTTGGTTCTCTAACAAAATGGGGACAACTAAATTCGCCTTGACTTGAAACTGTTCTAAAAATTGAATATGGCGATCGCTTAAACCCGCTTCGTAGATGTTCGTCGCTGCCCAGATTTTTCCTTGGCAGTATTCTTCCCCTTGGCTTTGCTGAAAACAGGTATCTTCAATCTCAAGTTCCAAGGTTGGTGTCCATTGGGGTAAAACCGACTCAGCTATGACTTTACCCTGCATCTTATGAGTAAATTGATACAACAACACCCGATCAGCCTTGAGTAACTGGCGGACTTCTTTGACACTCTTAGCGAGGATGTCTTGAAACTTCAAGGACTTGCGAATATCAAGAGCGATCGCTCCAATTAACTTTTGTTGTTCCTGTAGCTGTTTTAGCTCCTGCATTATCTGTAATTGTTAGCTTTTAACCTACGTACAAGTGTCCAATGCCCAATGCCCCATGCCCAATGCCCAATGCCCAATGCCCAATGCCCAATGCCCCATGCCCAATGCCCCATGCCCAATGCCCTGAATCAAGAAATCCGGACTTTTTCTTGATCGCAGACTACTATTTTTAGTCGCATAAACGCATAATAGAATAGTGACTGATCTGTTCGCCCCTTTACAATCTCTCAAACAAGGTGACTGGTTCAAGCTGATCTGCGGAGCCAGCTTCCAGCATTTACCGGCAGTCAGAAGTTTAACGTTAGCCTATACTTTGGCGGGCGCTGACTGCATAGATGTTGCAGCTGATCCAGCAGTGATTGCAGCAGCACAAGCAGGGCTACTTGTAGCCAAATCTCTGGCTACGGATGCCCAAAAGCGAGGCTTTAGTTACAAAGGCAACTCACCCTTTTTGATGGTAAGCCTGAACGATGGAGAAGACCCCCATTTTCGGAAAGCAGAATTTAATCCTACTGAGTGTCCTACAGACTGCCCTAGACCCTGTGAACGGATTTGTCCGGCACAAGCAATCGTGTTTAACAATGTAAAAGAAAACTTTTCAGGAGTAATATCAGAAAAGTGCTATGGCTGCGGTCGTTGTATACCAGTTTGTCCATATAGTATAATTGATACAAGTTCATATATGTCAACGCCGCAAGCGCTCGCGCCATTGGTAATGTCAACGGGAGTAGATGCCGTAGAAATCCATACAAAAGTTGGGCGGTTGACAGAATTTGAGCAATTATGGCAGGCAATTTCACCGTGGGCCGATCAATTAAAGCTACTAGCTATTAGCTGTCCCGATGGCGAGGGGATGATTGACTACCTAAGAGCAGTATATGACCTGATTGCTCCACTCAAGAGTGCTTTAATTTGGCAAACCGACGGCCGTCCCATGAGTGGTGATATTGGCGATGGCACCACAATAGCTGCGGTGAAATTAGGGCAAAAAGTTTTGGCAGCTAAGTTACCGGGATATGTGCAGTTAGCAGGCGGCACAAATAGCTATACCGTTGCTAAGTTAAAGGCAATGGAAATGCTGAAGAGAGCAGGGGGAGCAGGGGGAGCAACAACCTCCTCATCCCCCTCATCCTCCCCATCCATTTCTGGGGTCGCCTACGGTAGCTACGCCCGCGTACTGCTGTCACCAATTCTCGAACAGTTAGAGAATAAGGAGGTAAATAACACCAATGTGCAAGCGAATCTTCGCCTCGAAGAAAATGACGTATTACTTTGGCAAGCTGTAAAAGTTGCCCATTCTCTCGTTTCCCAGATCAAGTCACAGCAGGAGCATTAATTGCTCGTTTCGGGAAATTACCCAGAGCGGGTTCTCCTGCACGCAAATGTCCTCGCTATCTCTAAAAACGTCACCATAGAAAGCATGACGATTACAGACGATCTCCAAAAGTTATTAGACATTTTGCCCCAAGACCTGCAACAAGTACTAGAGAGTCATCCCAAACGAGATAGTTTAGTAGAAGTGGTCTTGGATTTGGGCCGTCGCCCAGAGGCTCGGTTTCCTAATCAAGCTGAGTATCTGAGCGAAGTACCCGTTACTCAAGAACAGATAGATGATTGTATTCAACGAGTTGGAATCTTTGGCGGAGATAATCGAGCAGGAATTGAGCAAACTTTGCATCGGATCAGCGCCATCCGCAACCGCACGGGTAAGATTATTGGCTTGACCTGTCGCGTTGGTCGAGCGGTATTCGGAACCATTGGCATGATCCGCGATTTGGTAGAAACTGGTAAATCGATTCTCATGCTGGGGCGTCCAGGCGTGGGCAAAACTACTGCCTTACGGGAAATCGCCCGTGTT
It includes:
- the ldpA gene encoding circadian clock protein LdpA, with the protein product MTDLFAPLQSLKQGDWFKLICGASFQHLPAVRSLTLAYTLAGADCIDVAADPAVIAAAQAGLLVAKSLATDAQKRGFSYKGNSPFLMVSLNDGEDPHFRKAEFNPTECPTDCPRPCERICPAQAIVFNNVKENFSGVISEKCYGCGRCIPVCPYSIIDTSSYMSTPQALAPLVMSTGVDAVEIHTKVGRLTEFEQLWQAISPWADQLKLLAISCPDGEGMIDYLRAVYDLIAPLKSALIWQTDGRPMSGDIGDGTTIAAVKLGQKVLAAKLPGYVQLAGGTNSYTVAKLKAMEMLKRAGGAGGATTSSSPSSSPSISGVAYGSYARVLLSPILEQLENKEVNNTNVQANLRLEENDVLLWQAVKVAHSLVSQIKSQQEH